The Vidua macroura isolate BioBank_ID:100142 chromosome 9, ASM2450914v1, whole genome shotgun sequence genome has a window encoding:
- the GLUL gene encoding glutamine synthetase: MATSASSHLSKAIKHMYMKLPQGEKVQAMYIWIDGTGEHLRCKTRTLDHEPKSLEDLPEWNFDGSSTYQSEGSNSDMYLRPAAMFRDPFRKDPNKLVLCEVFKYNRQSAESNLRHTCRRIMDMVSNQHPWFGMEQEYTLLGTDGHPFGWPSNGFPGPQGPYYCGVGADKAYGRDIVEAHYRACLYAGVKIGGTNAEVMPAQWEFQVGPCEGIEMGDHLWIARFILHRVCEDFGVVVSFDPKPIPGNWNGAGCHTNFSTKSMREEGGLKHIEEAIEKLSKRHQYHIRAYDPKGGLDNARRLTGFHETSNINEFSAGVANRGASIRIPRNVGHEKKGYFEDRRPSANCDPYAVTEALVRTCLLNETGDEPFEYKN, from the exons ATGGCCACCTCAGCGAGCTCCCACCTGAGCAAAGCCATCAAGCACATGTACATGAAGCTGCCACAGGGGGAGAAGGTCCAGGCCATGTACATCTGGATCGATGGCACAGGGGAGCACCTCCGCTGCAAAACCCGCACGCTGGACCATGAGCCCAAGAGCCTGGAAG ATCTCCCCGAGTGGAATTTCGATGGCTCCAGCACCTACCAGTCCGAAGGCTCCAACAGTGACATGTACCTGCGACCTGCTGCCATGTTTCGGGACCCTTTCCGCAAGGACCCCAACAAACTCGTTCTCTGTGAGGTCTTCAAATACAACCGCCAGTCTGCAG AGTCAAACCTCCGGCACACCTGCAGGAGGATTATGGACATGGTGTCCAACCAGCACCcctggtttgggatggagcaggagtaCACTCTTCTGGGGACAGACGGACATCCCTTTGGCTGGCCTTCCAATGGCTTCCCTGGACCCCAAG GTCCGTATTACTGCGGTGTAGGGGCTGACAAAGCCTATGGCAGGGACATTGTGGAGGCCCACTACCGAGCGTGCCTTTATGCTGGCGTGAAAATCGGAGGAACCAACGCAGAAGTGATGCCAGCCCAG TGGGAGTTCCAGGTGGGACCATGCGAAGGGATTGAGATGGGGGATCACCTCTGGATCGCGCGCTTCATCCTGCACCGGGTGTGCGAGGACTTCGGGGTCGTGGTGTCCTTCgatcccaaacccatccctggGAACTGGAACGGTGCTGGCTGCCACACCAACTTCAGCACCAAGAGCATGAGGGAAGAAGGAGGTCTCAA gCACATCGAGGAGGCCATCGAGAAGCTGAGCAAGCGGCACCAGTACCACATCCGTGCCTATGACCCCAAGGGGGGGCTGGACAATGCCAGGCGCCTGACGGGCTTCCATGAGACATCCAACATCAACGAGTTCTCGGCCGGCGTGGCCAACCGCGGTGCCAGCATCCGCATCCCGCGCAACGTGGGCCACGAGAAGAAGGGCTACTTCGAGGACCGCCGGCCCTCCGCCAATTGCGACCCCTACGCCGTGACAGAGGCCCTGGTCCGCACGTGTCTCCTCAACGAAACCGGGGACGAGCCTTTTGAGTACAAGAACTAA